A genomic segment from Aegilops tauschii subsp. strangulata cultivar AL8/78 chromosome 1, Aet v6.0, whole genome shotgun sequence encodes:
- the LOC141027842 gene encoding uncharacterized protein encodes MRRLDLQGNAGFRAFASPALRRNGGNLNPFRSSPDPTVHNQWGVNARGDLLGPSNINLCQWGTWPDQPEEPSGHADDGGEPTDLEEEGGTVYQRGATRLPSVPATREQRWLIFPDGERGWDHHHSVRRPNSVLGVLCRQNFPGFVTLPGEGRLPELGLSWEHYVAAPAPPDVIIDGVVCDTRADMVIRTFWTFYRCEEGYEEDAAHVIENVCKRLLQNLRHEARVQAVRDYYALRG; translated from the exons ATGCGAAGACTTGACCTGCAGGGCAATGCAGGATTTAGAGCATTTGCCAGCCCCGCGCTGAGGCGCAACGGAGGGAACCTGAACCCTTTCAGATCCTCCCCCGACCCCACCGTCCACAACCAGTGGGGCGTCAACGCTAGAGGCGACCTCCTTGGCCCTAGCAATATCAACCTGTGCCA atggggtacctggccggatcagcccgaggagccgagtggccatgctgatgatggcggggagccgactgatcttgaggaggaggggggcaccgtctaccagcgtggtgctacacggctcccgtccgtgccggcgacccgcgagcagaggtggttgattttccctgatggggagag gggttgggaccaccatcatagtgtccgccggcccaactccgtccttggagttctttgccggcaaaacttcccggggtttgtcacgttgcctggtgagggtcggcttccagagcttggattgagctgggagcactacgtggctgccccggccccgccggatgtcattatcgacggtgtcgtgtgcgacacgagggcagacatggtgatcaggacgttctgg acattctacaggtgtgaggagggatacgaggaggacgcggcacatgttatcgagaacgtctgcaagcgcctactgcagaacttacggcacgaggctcgggtgcaggctgttcgagactactacgccttgcgtg